From Cellulomonas fimi ATCC 484, a single genomic window includes:
- a CDS encoding LLM class flavin-dependent oxidoreductase, which yields MTTHTPPTRARGEHRPGRLHLNAFLMSTGHHEASWRLPESDPSYVSTNIAYLQRLAQTAERGKLDSIFFADGPALHRDIGRRPAGTLEPTVVLAAIAAVTERIGLIATASTTYNDPYNLARRFASVDHISGGRAGWNVVTTAFVEAARNFGLDEQPAHHARYERAAEFLEVALKLWDSWEDDAEVGDKAAGVWGDSSRVHPIGHVGEHFSVAGALTTPRSPQAYPLLVQAGSSEDGKDLAARYAEAVFTAQQTLDDAQRFYADLKRRAVEWGRDPATILVLPGIVPVLGATAAEAREKEDELDRLIAPEYARRQLAATLRVDPDDLPLDRELPADLPSEDEIEGAKSRYTLIVDLARRERLTVRQLIGRLGGGRGHRTFSGTPEQVADTLQDWYDQGAADGFNVMPAVLPSGLEEFVDQVVPILVERGLFRSEYEGTTLRDHYGLPRPTNPHTAARLAAAEVTR from the coding sequence ATGACCACGCACACCCCGCCCACCCGCGCGCGCGGCGAGCACCGCCCGGGCCGCCTGCACCTCAACGCGTTCCTCATGAGCACGGGCCACCACGAGGCGTCGTGGCGGCTCCCCGAGAGCGACCCGTCGTACGTCTCGACGAACATCGCCTACCTGCAGCGCCTCGCGCAGACCGCGGAGCGCGGGAAGCTCGACTCGATCTTCTTCGCCGACGGCCCCGCGCTGCACCGGGACATCGGCCGCCGCCCGGCGGGGACGCTCGAGCCGACCGTCGTGCTCGCGGCCATCGCGGCGGTCACCGAGCGGATCGGCCTCATCGCGACGGCGTCGACGACCTACAACGACCCGTACAACCTGGCGCGGCGGTTCGCGTCGGTGGACCACATCAGCGGCGGGCGCGCGGGGTGGAACGTGGTGACGACCGCGTTCGTCGAGGCGGCCCGCAACTTCGGGCTCGACGAGCAGCCCGCCCATCACGCCCGGTACGAGCGCGCGGCGGAGTTCCTCGAGGTCGCGCTCAAGCTGTGGGACTCGTGGGAGGACGACGCGGAGGTGGGCGACAAGGCCGCCGGCGTGTGGGGCGACTCGTCGCGCGTGCACCCCATCGGGCACGTCGGCGAGCACTTCTCGGTCGCCGGGGCGCTGACGACGCCGCGCTCGCCGCAGGCGTACCCGCTGCTCGTGCAGGCCGGGTCGTCGGAAGACGGCAAGGACCTGGCCGCCCGCTACGCGGAGGCAGTGTTCACGGCGCAGCAGACGCTGGACGACGCGCAGCGGTTCTACGCCGACCTCAAGCGCCGGGCCGTCGAGTGGGGTCGTGACCCCGCGACGATCCTCGTCCTGCCGGGCATCGTGCCGGTGCTCGGCGCGACCGCCGCCGAGGCCCGCGAGAAGGAGGACGAGCTCGACCGGCTCATCGCGCCCGAGTACGCACGCCGCCAGCTCGCCGCGACCCTGCGCGTCGACCCCGACGACCTGCCGCTCGACCGCGAGCTCCCCGCCGACCTGCCGTCGGAGGACGAGATCGAGGGCGCGAAGAGCCGGTACACGCTCATCGTCGACCTGGCCCGCCGGGAGCGGCTGACCGTGCGTCAGCTCATCGGGCGGCTGGGCGGCGGCCGCGGGCACCGCACGTTCTCCGGCACGCCCGAGCAGGTCGCCGACACGCTGCAGGACTGGTACGACCAGGGCGCCGCCGACGGCTTCAACGTCATGCCCGCCGTCCTGCCGTCGGGCCTGGAGGAGTTCGTGGACCAGGTGGTCCCGATCCTCGTCGAGCGCGGGCTGTTCCGGTCCGAGTACGAGGGCACGACCCTGCGCGACCACTACGGCCTGCCCCGGCCCACCAACCCCCACACGGCGGCGCGCCTCGCGGCCGCGGAGGTCACCCGTTGA
- a CDS encoding SDR family oxidoreductase: MTTAPSTSAEYTARLFGLTGRLAVVTGASRGIGLAVAEALAWSGADVVGVSHSLPSGASDVRTAVEAAGRTFTPLRADLADRAAVAALAADLAGRDVDILVNNGGTIRRTPAVSHTDADFDHVLDVNLRAAFVLSREVGRTMVARGSGSIVNVASMLSFQGGITVPGYTASKSALAGLTRALANEWASSGVHVNAVAPGYVATANTDDLRADRSRSDEILGRIPAHRWATPADVAGAVVFLCSPAAEYVHGAVLPVDGGWLAR, encoded by the coding sequence ATGACGACCGCCCCCAGCACCTCGGCCGAGTACACGGCCCGCCTGTTCGGGCTGACCGGCCGGCTCGCTGTCGTCACCGGTGCCAGCCGCGGCATCGGGCTCGCCGTCGCCGAGGCGCTCGCCTGGTCCGGTGCGGACGTCGTCGGCGTCAGCCACTCCCTGCCGTCCGGCGCGAGCGACGTGCGCACCGCCGTCGAGGCCGCCGGCCGGACGTTCACGCCGCTGCGGGCCGACCTCGCCGACCGGGCCGCGGTCGCCGCGCTCGCCGCCGACCTCGCCGGCCGGGACGTCGACATCCTCGTCAACAACGGCGGCACCATCCGCCGCACACCCGCCGTGTCGCACACCGACGCCGACTTCGACCACGTGCTCGACGTCAACCTGCGCGCCGCGTTCGTGCTCTCCCGGGAGGTCGGCCGGACGATGGTCGCGCGCGGGTCCGGGTCGATCGTCAACGTCGCGTCGATGCTGAGCTTCCAGGGCGGCATCACCGTGCCCGGCTACACCGCGTCCAAGTCGGCGCTCGCCGGCCTGACGCGCGCGCTCGCGAACGAGTGGGCGTCGTCGGGCGTGCACGTCAACGCCGTCGCGCCCGGCTACGTGGCGACCGCGAACACCGACGACCTGCGGGCCGACCGTTCGCGCTCCGACGAGATCCTCGGCCGGATCCCCGCGCACCGCTGGGCGACGCCCGCCGACGTGGCGGGTGCCGTCGTCTTCCTGTGCTCGCCTGCCGCGGAGTACGTGCACGGCGCCGTGCTGCCGGTCGACGGCGGGTGGCTCGCGCGCTGA